The following coding sequences lie in one Caproicibacterium argilliputei genomic window:
- a CDS encoding phage tail sheath subtilisin-like domain-containing protein encodes MGQSYIKGEEKIRPGIYNRYENITTTNDTGAITGICAVPIQADSGPLETVNAFTASQLERFNTIYGTGGTTQAVRELFKGGARTVYAYRLGSGGQKGKAVLKDTASTAADAVVVESLYPGTKPLFATVRERLTDSTKKELLITGGTDGTEILESYVFDAKSTGSNDVNELDELVKTVADAGSSYVRLSKSDGATGDTIAVASSVSLAGGENPTITNSDYSNAFNALEPYRYNVLTLDTQNEDVRALLCAYIDRVFTEGKWCMGVVGESTSVGFSTRISNSKKINDKLIAYVGGGWMDSDQKVDDYRATCRIAGLISATPTNMSVVHASIPGAVDLVEHLTNTQYEDAYINGMVAVSQAPDGSIWLDNGVTTLVNPSKDDDNGWKKVKRMMTRVELMDRMDRRLAPMVGQVNCTADGISLVVQAAQSILTTMISEGKLSDGATVTEDSSTPHTTDSLWLVIQADDPDTLEKIYLDYQFRYSPESV; translated from the coding sequence ATGGGCCAGTCTTATATTAAGGGAGAGGAAAAAATTCGGCCTGGCATTTATAATCGGTATGAGAATATTACTACAACGAACGATACGGGCGCGATTACCGGTATCTGCGCGGTTCCTATTCAGGCTGACAGCGGCCCGTTGGAGACTGTGAACGCTTTTACGGCATCACAATTGGAACGCTTCAATACCATTTACGGTACCGGGGGCACTACACAGGCTGTGCGTGAACTGTTTAAAGGCGGAGCAAGGACGGTGTATGCTTATCGGCTCGGGTCCGGCGGGCAGAAAGGGAAAGCCGTCTTGAAGGATACGGCGTCTACAGCCGCAGATGCCGTTGTGGTGGAATCTCTTTACCCCGGCACCAAACCGTTATTTGCAACGGTTCGCGAGCGTTTGACGGACAGTACAAAGAAAGAACTGCTCATCACTGGTGGCACAGATGGGACAGAAATTCTTGAAAGTTATGTGTTTGATGCAAAGTCGACAGGAAGCAACGATGTCAATGAATTGGATGAACTGGTCAAAACGGTTGCAGATGCTGGCAGCAGTTATGTGCGACTGTCAAAATCAGACGGTGCCACCGGAGATACCATTGCAGTTGCTTCGTCAGTTTCGCTTGCAGGCGGAGAGAATCCGACCATCACAAATTCGGACTACTCCAATGCTTTTAACGCACTGGAACCATATCGGTACAATGTACTGACACTGGATACGCAGAACGAAGATGTACGTGCACTGCTGTGCGCATATATAGACCGTGTCTTTACAGAGGGCAAGTGGTGCATGGGGGTTGTCGGAGAGTCCACTTCCGTGGGATTTTCAACGCGTATCAGCAATTCCAAAAAAATTAACGATAAACTGATTGCTTATGTGGGCGGCGGATGGATGGACAGCGACCAGAAAGTTGATGATTACCGCGCTACCTGCCGCATTGCAGGTCTTATTTCTGCTACACCAACGAATATGAGTGTAGTCCATGCTTCAATTCCTGGAGCGGTCGACCTTGTGGAACATCTTACGAACACCCAGTATGAAGACGCTTATATCAATGGCATGGTGGCAGTTTCTCAGGCACCGGATGGCAGTATTTGGCTTGACAATGGTGTGACCACACTCGTCAATCCATCTAAGGACGATGATAACGGGTGGAAGAAGGTCAAACGTATGATGACCCGCGTTGAGTTAATGGACCGTATGGACCGCAGGCTCGCTCCGATGGTAGGACAAGTGAACTGCACGGCGGACGGTATTTCTCTCGTTGTACAGGCTGCGCAGAGCATCCTTACAACGATGATTTCCGAGGGTAAATTAAGTGATGGGGCTACGGTGACCGAGGATTCAAGTACCCCGCACACGACGGACAGTCTGTGGCTCGTAATTCAGGCAGATGATCCCGATACTCTGGAGAAGATTTATCTGGACTATCAGTTCAGATATAGTCCAGAGAGCGTCTAA
- a CDS encoding phage tail tape measure protein: protein MSSGTAEEFVIDVTAKFNDETGKGAAAVDKEISKLSKDATAYGQAMDKARQKAKNLEEEQRKLTQRLQEARGKYNEVKSKADTYRNGVDALKQRLKDLNSQQKGVSEGIKSVQDRLKSATSSVKGNNDETARLTNTLKQLRQQHTNLNSSISATKERISADTTALNGYAAGAKKSYQALGELLSKSKQLNQEMEQNKRTLNENASAYTKVAQEQLKLRQQNSASSDVIAQKVQTVNSVESGKALTSAGKSINGLGTKLTLGLTTPIVTTGIAAIKKGNDFEAQMSRVKAISGATESEFEKLSNQAVKLGADTSYSATEVAEGMENLASAGFTVNEITAAMPGMLNLAASSGEDLANSADIAASTLRGFGLAASQSGHVADVLAQNAAKTNAAVADTGLAMKYIAPVAKNAGWSLESVTAAIGEMADSGIKGEQAGTTLRGALTNLMDPSKEQAKAMSSLGFSAYDAHGKMKPLSQIIGELSQKTKSLSDQQRDQKIATIMGTDALSGMQVLLKDGKSNLDNLTASLVHSDGASEDMANTMLDNTKGSIEQMNGSLETAAITIQKTLAPTITEAANKVTELSNAFAELSPNTQKGLLATVAGIATVGPILKGVGGTLSTVGKIKEFFGKHAASSAVAEVGTEAVKSASKTSLLTKVISGAKNALGLIPLPLKLITAGAGVAGVAIKKWHDYCVNDNLQKHFGDVQLSMEEVEDVAKRLTTNKWTMQVDTVVKNQEKITDLESDLKSNLEEINKTEWKVSVGLKLTDDEKTGLKESVSSYVSNAIKVVEQQHYTAKLAIDTVFTPGTAENTNATTYANSLYGGMSSEIQRLGTSLAQMWNDAFKDGIINDDEIQKIVKKLEQGKQKIQSEMNKLEKARADVEMQDLQSDALKGGLSEDSFSKLLDEENTQLESQKKSAKEAAKNAKVQSRVAYNDHKISKSAYDKQIDKIDSNTDKQLGTNTANALGNAADTIKSNYSKEYSGVESNFASSFKDFLKKGTTDEDGHGVKWGSFFSSIESQIKSSGIQGDSASAIQKLTQKLQPMTSELLGETDAWLKNKQSIPKAVSSQLEKTFQMEVMAGDTSHADEYTGMQMGKSNAYLKMLENAKKSGVVVPEGIIKGAEISSGKTFSNGAFVDAEKATALASDKLNELFKKMGVNAKSSFATNFAGQLQPEVQASISSLLSGITGKQSGTELKNLFKNANIDISDGLASAISKTKPEVQTKLSGLIAGLFSGIQLDTGNLKSVFGGLNVGISDGIASSLAGLSPEIQQGLISAVESTNPQAALSALQQKFSDNATLKGLKIDTDSTGKLAIEEVSSTLSTMNTMTGGATLTGPTMGAIQGVTSAAQAALAKAKAELAGTSLTMHAKIAVESYSAGARPSSGPQQAGVGYTANGDIKTKPTLTWVAEAGYPEAIIPFDPARRQRALGLWKQTGEALGVKPQYHAAGGIVGGQLPQRRNPQEVFASQQTAVAAAPVVAAASGVGMNLGGVQIIVQGGDGDIVKVIAAHKQEIAEAVAEVVNGAMDSANVPMAQGE from the coding sequence ATGTCAAGCGGAACGGCAGAAGAATTTGTTATTGATGTAACAGCAAAATTCAATGATGAGACAGGCAAGGGTGCAGCGGCGGTTGACAAAGAGATTTCTAAACTTAGCAAGGATGCTACTGCTTACGGCCAGGCCATGGACAAGGCACGTCAGAAAGCTAAGAACTTAGAAGAAGAACAGCGGAAACTGACGCAGAGACTTCAAGAAGCCCGTGGCAAGTACAATGAGGTAAAGTCAAAGGCGGATACCTACCGGAACGGAGTAGATGCCCTGAAGCAACGGTTAAAAGACCTCAATAGCCAGCAGAAAGGGGTTTCTGAGGGTATTAAGAGCGTGCAGGATCGGCTCAAATCTGCCACCAGCAGTGTCAAGGGTAATAATGATGAAACTGCCAGGCTTACGAATACATTAAAGCAGCTGCGGCAGCAGCATACGAACCTCAACAGCAGTATTAGTGCCACCAAAGAGCGTATATCGGCCGACACAACGGCTCTAAATGGATATGCCGCTGGGGCCAAAAAGAGCTATCAAGCTCTTGGGGAACTTTTGAGTAAATCGAAGCAACTCAATCAGGAAATGGAGCAAAACAAGCGAACTCTTAATGAAAATGCTTCGGCGTATACGAAGGTTGCGCAGGAGCAGCTAAAGCTTCGACAGCAGAATTCTGCCTCATCCGATGTCATTGCCCAAAAAGTTCAAACAGTGAATTCTGTGGAATCTGGTAAAGCGTTAACGAGTGCGGGAAAATCCATAAACGGATTAGGGACTAAACTCACGCTCGGCCTTACAACTCCAATTGTAACGACCGGAATTGCGGCAATTAAGAAAGGCAACGATTTTGAGGCGCAGATGTCTCGCGTTAAAGCGATCTCCGGAGCAACGGAGAGTGAATTCGAAAAGCTATCCAATCAGGCAGTCAAACTGGGAGCAGATACTTCCTACAGTGCAACGGAGGTCGCTGAAGGTATGGAAAACTTGGCTTCGGCCGGCTTTACCGTCAATGAAATTACGGCTGCCATGCCCGGTATGCTTAACCTCGCAGCGTCCAGCGGCGAGGATTTAGCGAACAGCGCAGATATCGCGGCATCAACCCTACGCGGATTTGGACTTGCTGCCAGCCAATCCGGTCATGTGGCAGACGTCTTGGCACAAAATGCTGCAAAGACGAACGCCGCTGTGGCAGATACCGGACTTGCAATGAAGTACATTGCTCCTGTTGCGAAGAATGCTGGGTGGTCATTAGAAAGCGTCACTGCTGCTATCGGTGAAATGGCTGACTCCGGAATCAAGGGAGAACAGGCCGGCACGACGTTGCGCGGTGCATTAACAAACTTAATGGACCCGTCAAAAGAACAGGCGAAAGCCATGTCGTCTCTCGGCTTTTCAGCGTATGATGCACATGGAAAAATGAAGCCCTTGTCCCAAATCATTGGAGAGCTTTCTCAGAAAACGAAGAGTCTTTCTGATCAGCAGCGGGACCAAAAGATCGCGACTATTATGGGAACAGATGCATTAAGCGGGATGCAAGTGCTTTTGAAAGACGGAAAATCCAATTTGGACAACCTCACAGCGTCTCTCGTGCACTCTGATGGTGCGTCCGAAGATATGGCAAATACAATGCTGGACAATACGAAGGGTAGCATTGAGCAAATGAATGGATCTCTTGAAACTGCCGCGATAACTATCCAAAAAACTTTGGCGCCAACGATTACCGAGGCGGCCAATAAAGTGACAGAACTTTCAAATGCTTTTGCTGAACTGAGTCCGAACACGCAGAAAGGATTATTAGCTACTGTAGCTGGAATCGCGACGGTGGGACCAATTCTCAAAGGTGTAGGAGGTACGCTTAGCACTGTAGGAAAAATCAAAGAATTTTTTGGGAAACACGCAGCATCATCCGCTGTTGCCGAAGTTGGAACGGAAGCCGTGAAATCTGCTTCAAAGACAAGTTTGCTAACTAAGGTGATTTCTGGCGCCAAAAACGCGTTAGGGCTTATTCCTCTGCCGCTGAAGTTGATTACCGCTGGAGCAGGCGTTGCCGGAGTGGCAATCAAGAAATGGCATGACTACTGTGTGAATGACAATCTGCAAAAGCATTTCGGAGATGTGCAGCTGTCCATGGAGGAAGTGGAGGATGTAGCCAAGAGGTTGACAACTAACAAATGGACTATGCAGGTTGATACAGTAGTTAAAAACCAAGAAAAAATCACGGATCTTGAATCAGATTTAAAAAGCAACCTTGAAGAAATCAACAAAACCGAATGGAAGGTTTCTGTGGGATTAAAACTGACCGACGATGAAAAGACGGGTTTGAAAGAATCTGTATCAAGCTATGTTTCAAATGCAATAAAGGTTGTCGAGCAGCAGCATTATACTGCAAAACTTGCCATTGACACGGTGTTTACTCCGGGAACAGCTGAGAACACGAATGCAACAACGTATGCCAATTCCCTTTATGGCGGGATGAGTAGTGAAATTCAAAGACTCGGAACTTCACTCGCTCAAATGTGGAATGATGCTTTTAAAGACGGCATTATCAATGATGATGAGATTCAAAAAATCGTAAAAAAACTTGAACAGGGGAAGCAGAAGATACAGAGTGAGATGAACAAGCTTGAAAAAGCGCGTGCCGACGTGGAGATGCAGGATTTGCAATCGGATGCTCTTAAGGGTGGCTTGTCTGAGGACAGCTTTTCAAAGCTGTTGGATGAGGAGAATACACAATTGGAGAGTCAAAAAAAATCAGCTAAAGAGGCCGCCAAAAATGCTAAGGTTCAATCGCGAGTTGCTTACAATGATCACAAAATTTCAAAATCCGCCTATGACAAACAGATTGATAAAATTGACTCTAATACGGATAAACAGTTAGGTACAAACACCGCGAATGCATTAGGCAATGCTGCTGATACGATTAAAAGCAACTACAGTAAAGAATATAGCGGTGTTGAGTCAAATTTTGCTTCATCTTTTAAAGACTTTCTCAAAAAAGGCACGACAGACGAGGATGGTCATGGGGTTAAGTGGGGGAGCTTTTTTAGTTCGATTGAATCGCAAATAAAAAGTTCTGGCATCCAAGGTGATTCAGCGTCAGCTATACAAAAATTGACGCAGAAACTGCAACCTATGACATCAGAACTTTTAGGGGAAACAGATGCATGGCTGAAAAACAAGCAGTCTATACCTAAGGCGGTCTCCAGCCAACTGGAAAAAACTTTTCAGATGGAGGTTATGGCCGGAGATACTTCTCATGCGGATGAATACACCGGTATGCAAATGGGAAAATCTAATGCCTACTTAAAAATGCTTGAAAATGCAAAGAAGTCAGGTGTAGTCGTTCCTGAAGGTATCATAAAGGGTGCAGAAATTAGTTCAGGAAAGACTTTTTCAAACGGAGCATTTGTAGATGCCGAGAAAGCGACGGCACTCGCTTCCGACAAGCTGAACGAACTTTTCAAAAAAATGGGTGTCAATGCAAAATCAAGCTTTGCAACGAATTTTGCAGGGCAATTGCAGCCAGAAGTACAGGCTTCTATTTCTTCATTGCTTAGTGGAATCACCGGGAAGCAAAGTGGTACAGAGCTTAAAAATCTATTCAAAAATGCCAATATCGATATTTCTGATGGTCTAGCGTCTGCGATTAGCAAGACAAAGCCAGAAGTACAGACAAAATTGTCCGGCTTGATTGCGGGCTTATTTTCTGGCATTCAGCTGGACACAGGGAATTTAAAATCGGTGTTTGGAGGATTGAATGTTGGCATTTCTGATGGCATAGCAAGTAGCTTAGCTGGGCTTTCTCCAGAAATCCAGCAGGGGTTGATTTCGGCTGTAGAGTCTACAAATCCACAGGCGGCTTTATCTGCGTTGCAGCAGAAATTTTCTGATAATGCAACGCTCAAAGGTCTTAAAATTGATACGGACAGTACCGGGAAATTGGCAATTGAAGAAGTGAGCAGCACGCTGTCTACTATGAATACAATGACCGGCGGAGCAACATTGACAGGACCTACGATGGGGGCAATCCAAGGAGTTACAAGCGCCGCGCAAGCCGCGTTGGCAAAGGCTAAAGCAGAATTAGCAGGAACGTCATTAACCATGCACGCAAAAATTGCAGTCGAATCGTATAGTGCCGGTGCAAGACCATCGTCTGGGCCTCAGCAAGCTGGCGTTGGTTATACTGCCAATGGCGACATCAAAACAAAGCCTACGCTGACGTGGGTCGCCGAAGCGGGATACCCGGAAGCAATTATCCCATTTGACCCGGCTCGGCGCCAGCGGGCCTTGGGCCTGTGGAAGCAAACTGGTGAAGCACTTGGTGTAAAACCGCAGTATCATGCAGCGGGCGGTATTGTAGGCGGCCAGTTGCCGCAGCGACGTAACCCGCAGGAAGTGTTTGCCTCGCAGCAAACTGCTGTTGCAGCGGCGCCTGTAGTGGCTGCTGCCAGTGGCGTCGGTATGAATTTAGGCGGTGTGCAGATCATCGTACAGGGCGGCGATGGCGATATTGTGAAAGTAATCGCTGCTCACAAGCAGGAAATCGCTGAGGCGGTGGCAGAGGTTGTAAATGGTGCGATGGACTCTGCCAACGTGCCAATGGCGCAGGGGGAATGA
- a CDS encoding LysM peptidoglycan-binding domain-containing protein produces the protein MDIYLTELRGEPEKPDGYELRFPTLPQEVSISTTATFQSYNIINLGNTVLPDGTDLKSITWDGTLYGTGREECLGTAMREWQDPEDVSKRIQGWEESHQKLRLNITETWINYDVYVKSFKPQLTGGFGDISYSLELTEARLPQILVSNPKASTTIPPQVVANDTKFICDTTMDVSITQGGKYTAMVYCTAGRPNVVAGTGGVVDITLKSRKNDNWYFQCTAKGTVGKMTGVYINGSKQPIFHCSIAAKSINFRGSAAVTSSKKTYTVAGSDTIWYIAVKMYQDGNQWAKIYNANKTLIEAVARAHGKSASERGRYLFPGTKLIIP, from the coding sequence GTGGATATTTATTTGACCGAACTAAGAGGGGAGCCGGAGAAACCAGATGGATATGAGTTGCGATTCCCCACTCTGCCACAGGAAGTATCCATTTCCACTACGGCAACGTTTCAGTCTTACAATATCATCAATTTAGGCAATACGGTTCTCCCAGACGGCACAGATTTAAAAAGCATTACCTGGGACGGAACGCTTTACGGCACCGGACGAGAGGAATGCCTTGGTACTGCTATGCGGGAGTGGCAAGATCCAGAAGACGTATCCAAGCGGATACAGGGGTGGGAAGAATCACACCAGAAGCTGCGGCTGAACATCACAGAAACTTGGATAAACTATGATGTTTATGTGAAGTCGTTCAAGCCCCAGTTGACCGGTGGCTTTGGGGATATCTCCTATAGTCTTGAGTTGACAGAAGCGCGGCTTCCACAAATCTTGGTAAGCAATCCAAAGGCATCTACTACCATCCCACCGCAGGTTGTGGCCAACGATACAAAATTTATTTGCGATACAACGATGGACGTATCGATTACGCAGGGCGGGAAATATACGGCAATGGTTTATTGTACGGCCGGGCGGCCGAACGTCGTTGCTGGGACCGGTGGCGTGGTGGATATTACATTGAAGAGCCGCAAAAACGATAACTGGTATTTTCAGTGTACCGCCAAAGGGACAGTTGGAAAAATGACGGGCGTGTATATTAACGGTTCCAAGCAGCCTATATTCCATTGTTCTATTGCCGCGAAAAGCATCAATTTTAGAGGGTCTGCCGCGGTAACGTCCTCTAAAAAAACGTATACAGTAGCTGGCAGCGATACCATTTGGTACATAGCCGTGAAAATGTACCAGGATGGGAATCAGTGGGCGAAAATCTACAATGCCAACAAAACTTTAATTGAAGCGGTCGCGCGTGCACATGGAAAATCTGCATCGGAGCGCGGAAGATATCTTTTTCCAGGGACAAAACTCATTATTCCATAA
- a CDS encoding XkdQ/YqbQ family protein, whose amino-acid sequence MSIAVSPQYTLFLQKGGKTYQLLKACSAATLSEKTDSLAQTLTFTVASVKAGNAYIGSIIDPGDIVHLTCNDGDRKGELFKGPVWEVNYSQDARSISYTAYDPLIYIQKSSDALFFPVGRTTQQIFQSICSKWKIPLQYKYTGGIKHEKKSWTNNKVSDMMLELLKDAKKKSKVSYMMKWQAGYLLVANRGINKIVYSFSDSTNLTKASSKRSMENVVTQIIITGSAKDSGQIPIKATVKGTYQNRYGVLQNVQEMKEKQSLADAKSDATKDLWENRQPTLTFTGESVDYPFLRKGDLVNFLSGANGGYKKISVSSVSHNLLGRTMALELEL is encoded by the coding sequence ATGTCGATAGCTGTCAGTCCGCAGTACACGCTATTTTTGCAAAAGGGCGGTAAAACATATCAGCTGCTGAAAGCGTGCTCAGCGGCAACGCTGAGTGAAAAGACGGACTCTCTTGCGCAGACGCTCACATTTACTGTGGCAAGTGTTAAAGCCGGTAATGCTTATATAGGTTCTATCATTGACCCGGGCGATATTGTTCATTTGACCTGTAATGACGGGGATCGAAAAGGAGAGCTCTTCAAAGGCCCTGTGTGGGAAGTGAACTACAGCCAGGATGCACGGTCTATTTCCTATACGGCGTATGATCCACTGATTTACATTCAAAAAAGCAGTGATGCGCTGTTCTTTCCGGTCGGGCGTACCACGCAGCAGATTTTTCAGTCAATTTGTAGCAAGTGGAAAATCCCTTTGCAGTATAAGTATACCGGCGGGATCAAGCACGAAAAGAAAAGTTGGACGAATAATAAAGTTTCCGATATGATGTTGGAACTGCTCAAAGATGCGAAGAAGAAATCAAAAGTATCGTACATGATGAAGTGGCAGGCAGGGTATTTGCTTGTAGCAAACCGCGGTATCAATAAAATCGTGTACTCGTTTTCGGACAGTACGAATCTGACCAAGGCATCCAGTAAGCGGTCAATGGAGAATGTAGTGACGCAGATTATCATCACCGGCAGTGCAAAGGACAGCGGGCAGATACCAATCAAGGCCACAGTCAAGGGAACGTACCAGAATCGTTACGGTGTCCTGCAGAACGTTCAGGAGATGAAAGAGAAGCAATCCCTCGCAGATGCAAAATCAGATGCAACCAAAGATTTATGGGAGAACCGCCAGCCAACACTTACCTTTACAGGAGAGTCGGTTGACTATCCGTTTTTGCGCAAAGGTGACTTGGTGAATTTCTTATCCGGCGCGAATGGCGGATACAAGAAAATCAGTGTATCGAGTGTCTCACACAATCTGCTGGGCCGCACGATGGCATTGGAGTTGGAATTATGA
- a CDS encoding DUF2634 domain-containing protein — protein MDSLMPDSVFENVDEGSETTSGMDENFTGYLPSAYFADNDFQRDGTHQIVEASGVDAWKQWCQKCLVTQKGASPYYPENFGIDLQAAFDKPDRSYTENILSREIKEALEADPYHRLSSVTSVQFAWNRGNALQVSLQLTGIDGSSISVSTTVGRNTYV, from the coding sequence GTGGATAGCTTGATGCCAGATTCCGTGTTTGAAAACGTTGACGAGGGCAGCGAAACTACAAGCGGAATGGATGAAAATTTTACAGGTTATTTGCCGAGTGCTTATTTTGCAGACAATGATTTTCAGCGCGACGGCACCCATCAGATTGTCGAAGCCTCCGGCGTGGATGCATGGAAACAGTGGTGCCAAAAATGCTTGGTTACACAAAAAGGAGCAAGCCCGTATTATCCGGAAAACTTTGGCATTGACCTGCAAGCGGCTTTTGACAAACCGGATCGCAGCTACACAGAGAACATCCTGTCGCGCGAAATCAAAGAGGCCTTGGAGGCTGACCCTTACCACCGCTTGAGCAGTGTAACCAGCGTGCAGTTTGCATGGAACCGTGGGAACGCGCTCCAGGTGTCCCTGCAACTGACCGGCATCGATGGAAGTTCCATTTCTGTTTCCACAACAGTGGGGAGGAATACATATGTCTGA
- a CDS encoding baseplate J/gp47 family protein codes for MSDFTAPSFLTEDQDTIMERMRERFPADIDTSAGGFVWDLLRPTAVEESRFMNFDLVNALQIVFPQFASEQWLDYHAENRGIERKAAQPSTGKVTITGKPGTVVAAGSLFSTTSVGDSLSVDFAVTQDVTIPETGTAEAAVKCTQTGLSGNVQAGTVVLKDSSLSGVTAVTNEAAFTGGTEIEDDESLRARILYIDRTQGLSYVGSVSDYKRWALTVPGTGSATIISAQDDTGLVKIVLTDSNGAPATEELCTSVYNYIMHPDDPASRLAPINANISVVPPEEVQVTIAATVELESGNLDTVKEHFESVLLPYFGEVPNDGEIRYTKIASLLSDTPGVHDFKSLSINGKAENIPVTAMATPVLKEIDFDGGDV; via the coding sequence ATGTCTGATTTTACAGCCCCGTCTTTTTTGACGGAGGATCAAGATACCATAATGGAACGTATGCGGGAAAGGTTCCCAGCGGATATTGACACGTCCGCTGGCGGCTTTGTTTGGGATTTGCTCCGGCCGACCGCGGTGGAAGAATCGCGGTTCATGAACTTTGACCTTGTCAATGCTTTGCAAATTGTTTTCCCGCAGTTTGCATCGGAACAGTGGCTGGACTACCACGCGGAGAATCGGGGAATTGAAAGGAAAGCGGCACAGCCGTCAACGGGGAAAGTAACGATTACAGGAAAACCGGGAACCGTAGTGGCCGCCGGTTCTCTTTTTTCTACTACTAGTGTGGGAGATTCCCTCTCAGTCGATTTTGCAGTGACACAGGATGTAACAATACCGGAAACAGGGACTGCGGAAGCGGCGGTGAAGTGTACGCAGACCGGTTTAAGCGGAAATGTACAAGCCGGCACCGTCGTCTTAAAAGATAGCAGTTTGTCCGGTGTTACCGCAGTTACCAATGAGGCTGCTTTTACCGGCGGCACAGAAATAGAAGATGATGAAAGCCTACGTGCGCGAATCTTATACATTGACAGAACGCAAGGACTGTCGTATGTCGGCAGCGTATCAGATTACAAACGGTGGGCGTTAACAGTGCCGGGTACAGGTTCGGCCACTATTATTTCGGCGCAGGATGATACCGGTCTTGTCAAAATCGTTCTGACGGACAGCAATGGGGCACCAGCGACAGAGGAACTCTGCACCTCAGTTTACAACTATATCATGCATCCGGACGATCCGGCGTCAAGACTGGCACCCATTAACGCGAATATTTCCGTTGTGCCGCCGGAGGAAGTGCAAGTAACCATTGCCGCGACCGTTGAGCTTGAAAGCGGGAATCTTGATACGGTCAAGGAACATTTTGAATCCGTACTGTTGCCTTATTTTGGCGAGGTTCCTAATGACGGAGAAATCCGGTACACAAAAATTGCCTCTTTGTTGTCAGACACCCCAGGGGTACATGATTTCAAAAGCCTTTCCATTAACGGCAAGGCAGAAAACATACCGGTTACGGCCATGGCAACGCCTGTGCTGAAAGAGATTGATTTTGATGGAGGGGATGTGTAA
- a CDS encoding putative phage tail protein, which yields MDEILTSPAARRIVPQLSPVYGDAYVALWLFNAIGQEIDNMDLHTQELPLQALPQTATWGIPFWEEDYGIARNDNLPMEERRREVLSRIRTRAPMNPQWIKTVLQTLTGTSVQITENISKNRFEVIFGNVLENAVKGRVRDKLEEIKPAHLIYLIAQTIPIIFREKNTLAADYQALFHFDFRNALRLRWWTVHFTVAEVNNVFSQFLIPVRFLELEQVEWHPSDLFFFRNREFTSLPASCVSFSLQNRQRTDGTMTYNRPWKFNGKIKFNGKQKFNSGVTKEEF from the coding sequence ATGGACGAAATCCTTACCAGTCCGGCTGCCCGCCGAATTGTTCCTCAACTCTCTCCGGTCTATGGGGACGCCTATGTAGCACTGTGGCTGTTTAATGCCATTGGGCAGGAAATTGATAATATGGATTTGCACACGCAGGAACTGCCGCTGCAGGCGCTGCCGCAGACGGCTACATGGGGCATTCCATTTTGGGAAGAGGACTACGGCATAGCAAGGAACGATAATCTGCCTATGGAAGAACGGCGGCGTGAAGTACTCAGTAGAATACGCACACGGGCACCGATGAATCCGCAGTGGATTAAAACGGTGCTGCAGACGTTGACCGGGACAAGCGTGCAGATTACCGAAAACATCAGCAAGAATCGATTTGAGGTGATCTTCGGGAATGTCCTCGAAAATGCGGTCAAAGGTCGGGTCAGAGATAAACTGGAAGAGATAAAGCCGGCACACCTAATTTATTTGATAGCGCAGACGATTCCCATTATATTTCGGGAAAAGAACACTCTAGCGGCAGATTATCAAGCGCTTTTCCACTTCGATTTTCGGAATGCCTTGCGGTTGCGTTGGTGGACTGTGCATTTTACTGTTGCAGAAGTTAACAACGTCTTTTCTCAATTTCTAATTCCTGTGCGTTTTTTGGAATTGGAGCAAGTGGAATGGCACCCTTCGGACTTGTTCTTTTTTCGGAACAGAGAGTTTACCAGTCTGCCGGCTTCCTGCGTCAGCTTTTCACTTCAAAATCGACAAAGGACAGATGGCACGATGACCTACAACCGTCCATGGAAGTTTAATGGAAAAATCAAATTCAATGGAAAACAAAAATTCAATTCTGGAGTTACAAAGGAGGAATTCTGA